One region of Chryseobacterium sp. SORGH_AS_0447 genomic DNA includes:
- a CDS encoding DNA polymerase beta superfamily protein: MTIPSLKTKNLILLEAISGSRAFGLATENSDTDIRGVYYLPKEDFFGLNYVPQVSNETNDITYYEIGRLVELLQKNNPNILEVLASPADCILQKHPLMDLLKPEDFLSKLCKDTFAGYAVSQIKKAKGLNKKILNPMDKERKSILDFCYVLQDQGSVPLQQWLGEFSYNGQRGLAQEKCGLASIEHTKGMFALFYDELGSLGYKGIIQHEEANQVSVSSVPKGEKPLAYLFCNLDAYSTYCKDYREYWKWVSERNENRYNVNQNHGQNYDSKNMMHTIRLLQSCEQIFKTGSLNIRVENRDELLDIKAGNRPYEAVMKKAEDLIRSIDFHHSVSPLPEFPDTAKTTKLLVEIREELYKNK; encoded by the coding sequence ATGACGATCCCATCCCTCAAAACCAAAAACCTCATCCTCCTCGAAGCCATCTCCGGCAGCCGGGCTTTCGGGCTGGCAACGGAAAATTCCGATACGGACATCCGGGGCGTGTATTATCTGCCGAAAGAAGACTTTTTCGGACTGAATTACGTGCCGCAGGTTTCTAATGAAACGAATGATATTACTTATTACGAGATCGGGAGGCTGGTAGAATTACTGCAGAAAAACAATCCGAACATTCTGGAAGTCCTGGCGAGTCCGGCAGACTGTATTCTCCAGAAACATCCGCTGATGGACCTGCTGAAACCGGAAGATTTCCTGTCGAAGCTCTGCAAAGATACATTTGCGGGGTATGCCGTTTCTCAGATTAAAAAAGCCAAAGGACTTAACAAAAAGATCCTGAATCCGATGGATAAGGAAAGAAAGTCGATTCTGGATTTCTGCTATGTTTTGCAGGATCAGGGTTCGGTTCCGCTTCAACAATGGCTAGGGGAATTTTCCTACAATGGGCAGCGCGGTCTCGCACAGGAAAAATGTGGACTGGCAAGCATCGAACATACGAAAGGGATGTTTGCGCTGTTTTATGATGAGTTGGGAAGCTTGGGATATAAAGGAATCATTCAGCACGAAGAAGCCAATCAGGTATCCGTTTCATCGGTTCCGAAAGGGGAAAAGCCGTTGGCTTACCTGTTCTGCAATCTGGACGCCTACTCCACCTACTGTAAAGATTACCGGGAATACTGGAAGTGGGTTTCGGAACGGAACGAAAACCGCTACAACGTGAATCAGAACCACGGACAAAATTACGACAGCAAAAATATGATGCACACGATCCGCCTGCTGCAGTCATGCGAACAGATCTTCAAAACCGGTTCCCTGAACATCAGGGTTGAAAACCGGGATGAACTGCTGGACATTAAAGCCGGAAACCGGCCATATGAAGCCGTGATGAAGAAAGCAGAAGACCTCATCCGCTCTATCGACTTCCATCATTCGGTTTCTCCCCTTCCTGAATTTCCGGATACGGCAAAAACCACGAAGCTATTGGTTGAGATAAGAGAGGAGCTGTATAAAAACAAATAA
- a CDS encoding cold shock domain-containing protein → MADSFSKKENFKKKQQKQKEKALRREERKENNDKGKSFDDMIMYVDANGQLTSTPPDHAEREEIDINNIQLGAAPIEAEETVKKGIVTFLSEKGYGFITEDKTKENIFFHNNNCIDQIKKGNKVSFEKEKSPKGFSATEIRLVK, encoded by the coding sequence ATGGCAGATTCTTTCTCTAAAAAAGAAAATTTCAAGAAAAAACAGCAAAAACAAAAAGAAAAAGCTTTACGTCGTGAAGAGCGTAAAGAAAACAACGACAAAGGCAAAAGCTTTGACGATATGATTATGTATGTGGATGCCAACGGGCAGCTTACTTCCACACCTCCTGACCACGCTGAAAGGGAGGAAATCGATATCAACAACATCCAATTGGGAGCAGCTCCTATTGAAGCGGAAGAGACCGTGAAAAAAGGAATCGTAACGTTCCTGAGCGAAAAAGGATATGGTTTCATTACCGAAGATAAAACGAAAGAAAATATCTTCTTCCACAACAACAACTGTATCGACCAGATTAAAAAAGGAAACAAAGTATCTTTCGAAAAAGAAAAATCTCCAAAAGGATTTTCTGCAACGGAGATCAGACTTGTAAAATAA
- a CDS encoding polyribonucleotide nucleotidyltransferase encodes MSVPQAITELITLADGREITIETGKLAKQADGSVVVKMGGTMLLATVVANKEANPGVDFLPLTVDYREKFYAGGKIPGNFFRREARPSDQEILTMRLVDRVLRPLFPEDFHAEVQVMISLISYDGQSIPDDLAGLAASSAIAITDIPFNGPMSEVRVVRINGELSINPNYADLKDSDLDIMVGATKDSIVMVEGEMKEISEQEMLEAITFAHAEIKKQVEAQERLAEKVGKSFPKREYNHENHDEAIREKVWKETYDKVYEVAKTPSGKEERGEKFKAVLDEFLSQYVDNPEELERVTPFAKVYYHDVEKEAMRNMILNDKIRLDGRDPETIRPIWSEIDYLPGAHGSAIFTRGETQSLTAVTLGSVKDANMVDSVMVNYDERFFLHYNFPPFSTGEARPLRGTSRREVGHGNLAQRALANMIPEENPYTIRIVSDILESNGSSSMATVCAGTLALMDAGIQIAKPVSGIAMGLVTDVKSGKFTVLSDILGDEDHLGDMDFKVTGTADGITACQMDIKIQGLSMDIMEKALLQAKDGRIHILNKITETIAQPREDVKPHAPKMVMMEIPKDFIGAVIGPGGKIIQQMQKDTDTVIAIEEIGEIGRIEISGVSREKINEAIAKINEITFVPVVGEVYKGKVVKVMDFGAFVAIAKGTEGLLHISEIEWSRLDKVPYAEGDEVEVKFMGYDDRKKMKLSRKVLLPRPPKAEGQGRPERSDRPERSDRPNRSEGQRRPEGQRRPEGDRERRHDGERRNDGDRRQERERRPEGDQPAGDQNASSEE; translated from the coding sequence ATGAGTGTACCTCAAGCAATTACAGAGCTGATTACTCTTGCAGACGGCAGAGAAATCACTATTGAAACAGGGAAATTAGCAAAACAGGCTGACGGATCTGTTGTCGTTAAAATGGGCGGAACCATGCTTTTAGCAACGGTTGTCGCCAACAAAGAAGCCAATCCGGGCGTAGATTTTTTGCCGTTAACGGTAGATTACAGAGAAAAGTTCTATGCGGGAGGTAAAATTCCCGGAAACTTTTTTAGAAGAGAAGCGCGTCCTTCTGATCAGGAAATCCTGACGATGCGTTTGGTAGACCGTGTATTGAGACCGTTATTCCCTGAAGATTTCCACGCGGAAGTGCAGGTGATGATCTCATTGATCTCTTATGACGGGCAGTCGATTCCTGATGATTTGGCAGGTCTTGCCGCATCTTCGGCAATCGCTATTACCGACATCCCTTTCAACGGGCCGATGTCTGAAGTAAGAGTAGTAAGAATCAATGGTGAGCTTTCCATTAACCCGAACTATGCCGATCTTAAAGATTCCGATCTTGATATCATGGTTGGAGCAACTAAAGATTCTATCGTTATGGTGGAAGGGGAGATGAAAGAAATTTCCGAGCAGGAAATGCTGGAAGCCATTACTTTCGCTCACGCAGAAATTAAGAAGCAGGTGGAAGCACAGGAGAGACTTGCCGAAAAAGTAGGTAAATCTTTCCCGAAAAGAGAATACAACCACGAAAACCACGATGAAGCCATCCGTGAGAAAGTGTGGAAAGAAACGTATGATAAAGTATACGAAGTAGCAAAAACTCCGTCAGGAAAAGAAGAAAGAGGAGAAAAATTCAAAGCTGTTCTGGACGAATTCCTTTCTCAGTATGTAGATAATCCTGAAGAGCTGGAAAGAGTAACGCCTTTCGCCAAAGTATATTACCACGATGTGGAAAAAGAGGCGATGCGTAACATGATCCTGAATGATAAAATCCGTCTGGACGGTCGTGATCCTGAAACCATCAGACCGATCTGGAGTGAAATCGACTATCTTCCTGGAGCCCACGGTTCCGCGATCTTTACCAGAGGGGAAACCCAGTCTTTAACTGCAGTAACTTTAGGTTCCGTTAAAGATGCCAACATGGTGGACAGCGTAATGGTAAATTACGACGAGAGATTTTTCTTACACTATAATTTCCCTCCGTTCTCCACTGGTGAAGCAAGACCTTTGAGAGGAACTTCCAGAAGAGAAGTAGGACACGGAAATCTTGCCCAGAGAGCTTTGGCCAACATGATTCCTGAAGAAAATCCATACACGATCCGTATCGTTTCCGATATTTTGGAATCCAACGGTTCTTCTTCGATGGCTACCGTTTGTGCAGGAACTTTAGCATTGATGGATGCAGGTATCCAGATTGCAAAACCGGTTTCCGGAATTGCTATGGGATTGGTAACGGACGTAAAATCGGGTAAATTCACCGTATTGTCTGATATCCTTGGGGATGAAGATCACTTAGGGGATATGGACTTTAAAGTAACCGGAACAGCAGACGGGATCACTGCCTGCCAGATGGACATTAAAATCCAGGGACTTTCCATGGACATCATGGAGAAAGCCCTTTTACAGGCTAAAGACGGAAGAATCCACATCCTGAATAAAATTACTGAAACAATTGCTCAGCCGAGAGAAGATGTGAAACCTCACGCTCCGAAAATGGTGATGATGGAAATCCCTAAAGATTTCATCGGTGCCGTAATCGGGCCTGGTGGAAAAATCATTCAGCAGATGCAGAAAGATACCGATACCGTTATTGCTATTGAAGAGATCGGCGAGATCGGAAGAATCGAAATTTCCGGGGTTAGCAGAGAAAAGATCAACGAGGCGATTGCAAAAATCAACGAGATTACTTTCGTACCGGTGGTAGGCGAAGTATATAAAGGAAAAGTGGTAAAAGTAATGGATTTCGGTGCTTTCGTAGCCATTGCGAAAGGAACGGAAGGATTGCTTCACATTTCTGAGATCGAATGGTCGCGTCTTGATAAAGTACCTTATGCAGAAGGCGATGAAGTGGAAGTGAAATTCATGGGTTATGATGACCGTAAGAAAATGAAGCTTTCCAGAAAAGTATTGTTGCCAAGACCTCCTAAAGCAGAAGGACAGGGAAGACCTGAACGTTCTGATCGTCCTGAGCGTTCTGACAGACCGAACCGATCTGAAGGCCAGAGAAGACCGGAAGGACAAAGAAGGCCTGAAGGCGACAGAGAAAGAAGGCATGATGGCGAAAGAAGAAATGACGGAGATAGAAGACAGGAAAGAGAAAGAAGACCTGAAGGTGATCAGCCGGCAGGAGATCAGAATGCTTCTTCTGAAGAATAA
- the rpsO gene encoding 30S ribosomal protein S15: protein MYLTTEKKQEIFAKHGKSAQDTGSAEGQIALFTFRINHLSQHLKANRHDFNTERSLVKLVGKRKSLLDYLKNKDIARYRAIIAELGLRK, encoded by the coding sequence ATGTACTTAACTACAGAAAAAAAGCAGGAAATTTTCGCAAAACACGGAAAATCTGCACAGGACACAGGAAGTGCTGAAGGACAAATTGCACTTTTCACTTTCAGAATCAACCACTTATCTCAGCACTTAAAGGCTAACCGTCACGATTTCAACACAGAAAGATCTTTGGTGAAATTGGTAGGTAAGAGAAAAAGTTTGCTAGATTACCTTAAAAACAAAGATATCGCAAGATATAGAGCAATTATTGCTGAATTAGGTTTAAGAAAATAA
- a CDS encoding pyruvate decarboxylase, which produces MGKKITFIVLTGLLFAGASLLKAQQLSGDRISRVLYFNPVVEPDIEEIKEPTNTAFFSAVSDNLSERKNKMLKTETQISFDSIDQKTIADYCLNNDADFAVVPKVKYFKVGLGKYVFSNQVVVSMKLFDAKGNLVTETDYDTYKKNMRLLGSTTNSVKIGTNGAIKGMLKQFRKMRSSAEIGL; this is translated from the coding sequence ATGGGAAAAAAAATAACTTTTATTGTTCTTACAGGTCTTCTTTTTGCCGGTGCATCTCTGCTGAAAGCGCAGCAGTTATCCGGCGACAGGATCAGCAGGGTTTTGTACTTCAATCCTGTGGTGGAACCTGATATCGAGGAGATTAAAGAACCTACGAATACCGCTTTCTTCAGCGCTGTTTCCGATAATTTAAGCGAAAGAAAAAACAAAATGCTTAAAACGGAAACCCAGATTTCTTTCGACAGCATCGATCAGAAGACCATTGCAGATTATTGCTTGAATAATGATGCCGACTTTGCCGTGGTTCCCAAAGTAAAATACTTTAAAGTGGGATTAGGGAAATATGTATTTTCCAACCAGGTTGTGGTAAGCATGAAGCTTTTCGATGCGAAAGGCAATCTTGTTACGGAAACCGATTACGATACCTATAAGAAGAACATGCGTCTTTTGGGTTCTACTACCAATTCAGTAAAGATCGGTACCAATGGAGCGATCAAGGGAATGCTGAAACAGTTCAGGAAAATGAGAAGTTCCGCAGAAATCGGATTGTAG
- the mgtE gene encoding magnesium transporter: MNSKDELVFNPADIAETLSELHADERLLAFLKVPKEYKAEVFSHLDPDFQEETIRSIGSDEVSEILNAMTPDDRTALFEDFPDELIKYSINHLNPQERRIALKLLGYDSDSIARLMTPYYIQIRKEWTIKRCLQQIKKVGSKVETMNYLYVVDERNRLIDDIALGSLLLAEEDTMVAEITDNHFVAITTTTTKEDAVQYFEKYDRAALPIITEAGVLVGIVTIDDILDQIEQQNTEDIQKFGGLEALDLPYTQTSLIEMVKKRGMWLIILFFSEMLTASAMGYFEDEIQKAVVLALFVPLIISSGGNSGSQAATLIIRAMALQEIGLKDWWYVMRKEIFTGLLLGGILGVIGFLRIMIWHKAGFFNYGMHWAYVGLSVGVSLVMIVLWGTLSGSMVPFILKKLKLDPATSSAPFVATLVDVTGLIIYFSVAGLFLTGKLL; this comes from the coding sequence TTGAATTCTAAAGACGAACTTGTATTCAACCCCGCCGATATTGCCGAAACCCTCAGCGAACTTCACGCTGACGAGAGGCTTTTGGCGTTTCTGAAAGTTCCGAAAGAATACAAAGCAGAAGTTTTTTCGCACCTCGATCCCGATTTCCAGGAAGAAACCATCCGAAGCATCGGCAGCGATGAAGTTTCGGAAATCCTGAATGCCATGACTCCGGATGACCGGACGGCGCTCTTTGAAGATTTCCCGGACGAGCTTATTAAATATTCCATCAACCACCTCAACCCGCAGGAACGGAGGATTGCCCTGAAGCTTCTTGGCTACGATTCCGATTCCATTGCCCGTCTGATGACGCCCTACTACATCCAGATCCGTAAGGAATGGACCATCAAAAGATGCCTTCAGCAGATCAAAAAAGTAGGAAGTAAGGTTGAAACGATGAACTACCTGTATGTAGTGGATGAAAGAAATCGGCTGATTGATGATATTGCCTTGGGAAGTTTGTTGTTGGCAGAAGAAGATACGATGGTTGCTGAAATTACCGACAATCATTTTGTAGCGATTACTACTACGACTACAAAAGAAGACGCCGTACAATATTTTGAGAAGTATGACCGTGCTGCCCTTCCGATTATTACCGAAGCCGGAGTATTGGTAGGCATCGTAACGATTGACGATATTCTTGACCAGATCGAACAGCAGAATACCGAAGATATCCAGAAATTCGGGGGATTGGAAGCCCTTGATCTTCCCTATACCCAGACTTCTCTTATAGAAATGGTTAAAAAAAGAGGCATGTGGCTAATTATCCTCTTCTTTTCCGAAATGCTGACCGCCTCGGCAATGGGTTATTTTGAGGACGAAATTCAGAAAGCGGTGGTGTTGGCATTGTTTGTTCCGCTGATCATTTCCAGCGGCGGAAATTCCGGTTCCCAGGCGGCAACCCTTATTATCCGGGCGATGGCCCTCCAGGAGATCGGGCTGAAAGACTGGTGGTATGTGATGCGGAAAGAGATTTTCACCGGGCTGCTTCTTGGAGGAATTCTGGGAGTAATCGGCTTCCTGAGAATTATGATCTGGCATAAGGCCGGCTTTTTCAATTACGGAATGCACTGGGCCTATGTAGGACTGAGTGTCGGAGTTTCACTGGTGATGATCGTGCTTTGGGGTACCCTTTCCGGATCGATGGTTCCTTTTATCCTTAAAAAATTAAAACTCGATCCCGCTACTTCTTCTGCTCCATTTGTAGCCACTTTGGTGGATGTTACGGGGCTCATTATTTATTTTTCGGTAGCAGGGCTTTTCTTAACAGGCAAACTTTTGTAA
- a CDS encoding ABC transporter substrate-binding protein, producing the protein MKIVSLVPSITEALFDLGLTENEVVGRTKFCIHPAEKVKNVPVIGGTKNININKIRSLQPDLILANKEENVKEQVQALMDDFKVTVTNVENIEDNYYLLKNLGQLLSKEDRAQLFNLKIYDVLNQAKTQSKIKTAYLIWKNPYMTIGSDTFIHKILAEIGFENIFGNRKRYPEITTEDLAGADLIMLSSEPFPFKEKHLEELQAFYPNKKIMIVDGEAFSWYGTHIAKCGEYFKELIQEVNSEVPQ; encoded by the coding sequence ATGAAAATAGTTTCTTTGGTTCCTTCCATTACGGAGGCTTTATTTGATTTGGGTCTTACCGAAAATGAAGTCGTCGGAAGAACGAAGTTCTGCATCCACCCGGCAGAAAAAGTAAAAAACGTACCGGTAATCGGCGGAACGAAAAATATCAACATCAATAAAATCAGATCCTTACAGCCCGACCTTATCCTGGCCAACAAAGAAGAAAATGTAAAAGAGCAGGTGCAAGCTTTAATGGATGACTTTAAAGTAACCGTTACCAACGTTGAAAATATCGAAGACAATTATTACCTGTTGAAAAATCTCGGACAACTGCTTAGTAAGGAAGACCGCGCGCAATTATTCAACCTGAAAATTTATGATGTCCTCAACCAGGCAAAAACACAGTCAAAAATAAAAACGGCCTATCTGATCTGGAAAAATCCTTATATGACCATTGGTTCCGATACCTTCATTCATAAAATCCTGGCCGAAATCGGGTTTGAGAATATTTTTGGAAACCGAAAACGTTATCCCGAGATCACCACCGAAGACCTTGCCGGTGCTGATCTTATCATGCTGTCTTCCGAACCTTTTCCTTTCAAAGAGAAACATCTCGAAGAACTGCAAGCTTTTTATCCCAATAAAAAAATCATGATCGTGGACGGAGAAGCCTTTTCTTGGTACGGAACGCATATTGCGAAGTGCGGCGAGTATTTTAAAGAGCTAATCCAGGAAGTGAATTCTGAAGTACCTCAATAA
- a CDS encoding GAF domain-containing protein — translation MSELKKRLSSILESPKHNTEEKLEKVCHLLDQEISYFNWTGFYFKNGDKDELKLGPYVGAPTDHTIIPYGKGICGQVAVSNETFVVPDVNEESNYLSCSIDTKAEIVVPIFKDGQNIGQIDIDSHTVDPFTDEDRELLEWLCNEVSKIL, via the coding sequence ATGTCAGAATTAAAGAAACGACTTTCCTCAATACTCGAAAGTCCAAAACATAATACAGAAGAAAAGCTCGAAAAAGTTTGCCACCTGTTGGATCAGGAAATCTCTTATTTCAACTGGACGGGTTTCTATTTCAAAAATGGGGATAAGGACGAATTGAAGCTGGGACCTTATGTGGGTGCTCCTACCGACCACACAATTATCCCATACGGAAAAGGAATTTGCGGTCAGGTAGCCGTTTCCAATGAAACGTTTGTGGTTCCGGATGTGAACGAAGAAAGCAACTACCTGAGCTGCTCCATCGATACAAAGGCGGAAATTGTGGTTCCGATTTTTAAAGACGGACAGAACATCGGGCAGATTGACATCGATTCCCATACGGTCGATCCTTTTACGGATGAAGACCGCGAATTGCTGGAATGGCTTTGCAACGAAGTTTCCAAAATTTTGTAA